In Planctomycetota bacterium, the genomic window TGGGAGCGACCTGACGCCATGACCACGCTTTCGCCGACACCGCACGCAGCGCCGAGTGCGCCCACCCAGCGCCGCCGCCTCTACGGCGTGATCGGTGAGTTCCACGATCCCGCCGCATTGATGGCCGCCGCCGAAAAAGTCCGCGGTGCCGGCTACCGATGGTGGGATTGCCACACACCTTTCCCGGTGCACGGGCTCGACAAGGCCATGGGCATCCGCCGCACGATCCTGCCGGTGCTGGTCTTCGGCGCGGGCCTGACCGGAACCACGGTCGGCTTCTGCCTGCAGGCCTTCACCAACGCCGCGAGCTTCTCGATCTGGGCGCTGGTCTGGGTGACCGGCTATCCCTTCCTCATCAGCGGCAAGCCGCTGATCAGCCTGCCGGCCTTCATTCCCGTCATGTTCGAGCTCACCATTCTGCTCGCGGCCCTGGGTTCGGCGGGCATCATGCTGCTCTTCAACGGACTGCCGCGGTGGAACCATCCGCTGCTCACC contains:
- a CDS encoding DUF3341 domain-containing protein, which produces MTTLSPTPHAAPSAPTQRRRLYGVIGEFHDPAALMAAAEKVRGAGYRWWDCHTPFPVHGLDKAMGIRRTILPVLVFGAGLTGTTVGFCLQAFTNAASFSIWALVWVTGYPFLISGKPLISLPAFIPVMFELTILLAALGSAGIMLLFNGLPRWNHPLLTSKRFLRVTDDRFFIVIESRDPRFFASRTEQFLKDLGAKAVEMVEA